The genomic region GATGAAGCCGTTGAGCGTGGCGGTGCCGAGCTGGTCGAGGGCGGCGTACCCCTGCATGCCGACGACGGTGCCGACGAACATGGTCATGCCGACCATCACGCCGATGGTGCCGCCGATGACCGCCAGCGCGCCGGAGCCGAAGCTGACCTCGGAGAGCAGCCGGATGATCTCGCGCGGGTAGCGCCGGGTGGTGCCGGGGATCTTGGCCAGCACCCGGGCGTGGAAGCGGACGTCCTGGCCGGCGGCGGCCAGCGGCAGCAGCGGCCGCTCCCACCAGCGGGCCGTCCCGGTCGAGTCGTGCGCCATCTCAGGCGGCCTTCCCGGGGACGAGCTGGAGGTAGAGCGTCGTGATCACGAAGTTGACGAAGAAGAGCAGCAGGAACGTCACGACGACCGACTGGTTGACCGCGTCGCCGACGCCTTTGGGACCGGGCGCGGTGTTGAGGCCGCGGTGGCAGGCGATGACGCCGGCGAGGAAGCCGAAGACGATCGCCTTCAGCTCGCCGACCCAGAGATCCTCGATCTGAGCGAGCGCGGTGAAGCTGGCGAGGTACGCCCCCGGCGTACCGCCCTGGACGATGACGTTGAAGAAGTAGCCGCCGAGCACGCCGACGACCGAGACCAGGCCGTTGAGCAGCACCGCGGCGCCCATGCAGGCCAGGACCCGGGGTACGACGAGCCGCTGCACCGGGGAGATCCCCAGCACCCGCATCGCGTCGATCTCGTCGCGGATCCGGCGCGCGCCGAGCTCGGCGCAGATCGCCGCCCCGCCCGCGCCGGCGATGACCAGGGTGGTGACGATCGGCGCGGCCTGCTGGACGACGGCGAGCACGCTGGCCGCGCCGGTGAAGGACTGGGCGCCGATCTGGACGGTGAGGGTGCCGAGCTGGAGCGCGATCACCGCGCCGAACGGGATCGAGACCAGCATCGCCGGGATCCAGGAGACCCGGACCACGAACCAGAACTGCTCGATGGCCTCGCGCAGCGCGAACGGCCGGCGCAGGGTCGCCGCCGCGGTGTCCAGGCTGAGCGCGAACAGGTCGCCGGTCGCGTCCAGGGCGCGGACCGGGGCGCTGCGGGTGGGGACGGGGCGCGCTCGGTCGCGCTCCTCGTCGTCGGCGACGTAGAGCTGCGCCGCCCCGGTGGTGACCCGCTCGCGGTGGCGTACGCCGCTGGCCCGGACGGTGCCGGAGCGGGGCACGAGCTGGCGGGGCAGCACCTCGATGGACCGGGCGCCGGCGTGCCGGGTCATCAGCGCGGTCGCGCCGTCCGGGCCGGGGAGGCTGTCGTAG from Nocardioides pantholopis harbors:
- a CDS encoding ABC transporter permease, encoding MGGTVEVQGLTKSFGRQNIWHDVTLTLPPGEITALLGPSGTGKSVFLKSLIGLLEPEAGTILIDGVDMVTAKESRRLDLRKRFGVLFQDGALFGSLSVYDNVAFPLREHTKLREPEIRSTVLEKLEMVGLVGQEHKVPGEISGGMKKRAGLARALVTDPSIILIDEPDSGLDPVRTSNLAQLLMEVNAATDATMMIVTHNIELARTLPDNLGMLYRRELVMFGPREDFLLTDHPVVSQFMSGDPEGPIGMSEETDHRRTDQLGYDSLPGPDGATALMTRHAGARSIEVLPRQLVPRSGTVRASGVRHRERVTTGAAQLYVADDEERDRARPVPTRSAPVRALDATGDLFALSLDTAAATLRRPFALREAIEQFWFVVRVSWIPAMLVSIPFGAVIALQLGTLTVQIGAQSFTGAASVLAVVQQAAPIVTTLVIAGAGGAAICAELGARRIRDEIDAMRVLGISPVQRLVVPRVLACMGAAVLLNGLVSVVGVLGGYFFNVIVQGGTPGAYLASFTALAQIEDLWVGELKAIVFGFLAGVIACHRGLNTAPGPKGVGDAVNQSVVVTFLLLFFVNFVITTLYLQLVPGKAA